In one Cloacibacillus porcorum genomic region, the following are encoded:
- the malQ gene encoding 4-alpha-glucanotransferase, translated as MSSSRRSGVLLHISSLPGGWGVGDFGSGARRFADFLQGAGFTIWQVLPLTPVLPVFGNSPYSSPSAFAGNPLFISPEGLCEEGLVSMNDITARVFPSAREADFAAAELCRRGLLSLAWENFNAQPESFAELRRDFECFRAEESWWLRDYALFSILKEKNGGRCWTEWPREFSARVTEALAAFAAENGDGISFVEFTQFIFYRQLAALASYCAERGVTLMGDLPIYVAWDSADVWSAPSLFDLDTDGAPRCVAGVPPDYFSPTGQRWGNPLYNWEAMRADGFAWWRGRLSHSLKYCGLMRVDHFRGLCAYWEIPASEPTAQNGCWRPALGREMLEAFHAERGLSAEELPLIAEDLGIITDDVRALMEDFSLPGMKVLMFAFGGDVADNPYAPHNIRPRSAVYTGTHDNDTAVGWWRGSSTVRERINFAAYAGQEVTRENVSRVMAHMALASVAEIAVLPAQDILGLDGSCRMNRPAEAAGNWGWRLLPAELDSLLPGSHGFPEKLRSLNILYGRFKEVN; from the coding sequence TTGTCTAGTTCACGCAGAAGCGGAGTTCTCTTGCATATATCGTCGCTGCCTGGCGGCTGGGGCGTAGGTGATTTCGGCTCCGGCGCCAGAAGGTTCGCGGATTTTCTCCAGGGAGCCGGTTTCACTATATGGCAGGTGCTGCCGCTCACTCCGGTGCTTCCGGTCTTTGGCAATTCGCCGTACAGCAGTCCCTCCGCCTTCGCGGGTAATCCACTCTTCATAAGCCCCGAGGGGCTCTGCGAAGAGGGACTTGTTTCAATGAATGATATAACGGCGCGGGTTTTTCCCTCCGCGAGGGAGGCGGATTTTGCCGCGGCCGAACTTTGCCGCCGCGGGCTGCTCTCGCTTGCCTGGGAGAATTTTAACGCTCAGCCGGAGTCTTTCGCGGAGCTGCGCCGGGACTTTGAGTGTTTCCGCGCGGAGGAGAGCTGGTGGCTCCGTGATTACGCCCTCTTTTCGATATTGAAGGAAAAAAACGGCGGCCGCTGCTGGACGGAATGGCCGCGTGAATTTTCCGCGCGCGTGACGGAGGCCCTGGCGGCCTTTGCCGCAGAGAACGGAGACGGCATCTCCTTTGTTGAATTTACACAATTTATCTTTTACCGTCAGCTGGCCGCTCTCGCCTCTTACTGCGCCGAGCGCGGCGTTACGCTGATGGGCGACCTGCCGATATATGTCGCCTGGGACAGCGCGGACGTTTGGTCCGCTCCCTCTCTTTTCGACCTTGATACTGACGGAGCGCCGCGCTGCGTCGCCGGCGTGCCGCCCGATTATTTCAGCCCCACCGGGCAGCGCTGGGGCAATCCCCTCTACAACTGGGAGGCGATGCGCGCCGACGGCTTCGCCTGGTGGCGCGGCAGGCTGTCACACAGCCTTAAATACTGCGGGCTGATGCGCGTCGACCACTTTCGGGGGCTGTGCGCCTACTGGGAGATACCCGCCTCCGAGCCGACGGCGCAGAACGGCTGCTGGCGTCCCGCGCTGGGGCGTGAGATGCTTGAGGCCTTTCACGCCGAGCGCGGCCTCTCCGCGGAGGAGCTGCCGCTCATCGCCGAGGATCTGGGAATCATCACGGACGACGTGCGCGCGCTGATGGAGGATTTTTCCCTTCCTGGAATGAAGGTGCTGATGTTCGCCTTTGGCGGCGACGTCGCGGATAACCCCTACGCGCCGCATAATATAAGGCCGCGCAGTGCCGTCTATACTGGGACGCATGACAACGATACCGCCGTCGGCTGGTGGCGCGGGAGTTCCACGGTGCGCGAGCGGATAAATTTTGCCGCCTATGCTGGGCAGGAGGTCACGCGGGAGAATGTGAGCCGCGTAATGGCGCATATGGCGCTCGCCTCCGTCGCGGAGATCGCGGTGCTGCCGGCGCAGGATATACTCGGCCTCGACGGCTCGTGCCGCATGAACAGGCCGGCGGAGGCGGCGGGCAACTGGGGCTGGCGGCTGCTTCCCGCGGAGCTTGATTCGCTTTTGCCAGGCTCGCATGGTTTTCCTGAAAAGCTAAGGTCTCTGAATATATTATATGGACGTTTTAAAGAGGTAAATTAA
- a CDS encoding LTA synthase family protein, with translation MNLLLSSRAVYRVAGRDYRELIFFSFMAAALFFKFYFLEYEVSRLVVRVPLSVAASAAIVAMFVLFVSLFWRRGRFALALLLDFLLTALVITDILHMRYYSDLFTFHNLGLSTQVGEVSESVFALFSVKDLLYFIDIPLLFGYFRIFRRISVHPFFHRITLRRCFWTLLLFAAAVAVLSFHIRTYNKKVPGVLRSMWDRPAVCNNVGALTYHAVDSWNTLTDRAARPKLSASELEEVRDWFGENLARQRRPQGVFGVAKGRNLIVIQVESLQSFVIGLKVGGREVTPNLNAFAKEASLASNVYNQTGSGNSSDAEFLANAALYPAASGVAYTRFAGNHYEAFPKTLQDNGYRVFAMHGDRPGFWNRGHMYPALGFEKFISKKDYVNDESIGMGLSDKSFFRQSLEMLTQERQPFYSFMVTLTSHYPYNFPRLMEQADFDAGEYKGTVVGSYLAAIHYLDREFGVFIKGLKSSGLYDRSVIALYGDHNAIPRWDSPTLSKLLGTDFTKDYNWRYVQRVPLMINVPGVKRLVWNRKMALGLVNLPRSLALLLGIDFNSGLGTDIFDDSEAPVIFRNGSYVAGEIFVEPAKKSAVNVKSGEPKDYAAYAGMTEKVRKILDVSDKILEYDLMPELYRK, from the coding sequence ATGAATCTTCTTCTGAGTTCCAGGGCAGTCTACCGGGTGGCGGGGCGTGACTACCGCGAGCTGATCTTCTTCTCCTTTATGGCCGCCGCTCTCTTTTTCAAGTTCTATTTTCTTGAGTACGAAGTCTCGCGGCTCGTTGTGCGCGTGCCGCTCTCCGTCGCCGCCTCGGCGGCGATCGTAGCGATGTTCGTCCTCTTCGTTTCGCTCTTCTGGCGCCGGGGGCGGTTTGCGCTGGCGCTGCTGCTGGATTTTCTGCTGACGGCGCTGGTGATAACGGATATTCTGCACATGCGCTATTATTCCGATCTCTTTACCTTCCATAATCTGGGGCTCTCGACCCAGGTCGGCGAGGTCTCGGAGTCTGTCTTCGCCCTCTTTTCAGTGAAGGATCTGCTCTATTTTATTGACATTCCTCTGCTATTCGGCTATTTCAGGATATTTCGCCGCATCTCGGTGCATCCTTTTTTTCACCGTATCACCCTCCGGCGCTGTTTCTGGACGCTGCTGCTCTTTGCCGCCGCCGTCGCCGTGCTCTCCTTTCATATAAGGACCTATAATAAAAAGGTCCCCGGCGTGCTGCGTTCAATGTGGGACCGTCCAGCGGTCTGCAATAATGTCGGCGCGCTGACCTATCACGCGGTTGACAGCTGGAATACGCTGACCGACAGGGCCGCGCGCCCGAAGCTGTCGGCCTCCGAGCTGGAGGAGGTCAGGGACTGGTTTGGCGAAAATCTCGCGAGGCAGCGCCGCCCGCAGGGGGTATTCGGCGTCGCCAAAGGCAGGAATCTCATCGTCATACAGGTTGAATCACTCCAGAGCTTCGTCATCGGCCTAAAGGTCGGCGGGCGCGAGGTGACGCCGAACCTCAACGCCTTTGCGAAGGAGGCTTCGCTGGCCTCCAACGTTTACAATCAGACCGGTTCAGGCAACAGCTCCGACGCGGAGTTCCTCGCGAACGCCGCGCTCTATCCGGCGGCCTCCGGCGTTGCCTATACACGTTTTGCCGGCAATCATTACGAGGCGTTTCCCAAGACGCTGCAGGACAACGGCTACCGCGTATTCGCGATGCACGGTGACCGCCCGGGCTTCTGGAACCGGGGACACATGTATCCCGCGCTTGGTTTTGAGAAATTTATCAGTAAGAAGGATTATGTAAACGACGAGTCTATCGGTATGGGGCTCAGTGATAAGAGTTTCTTCCGCCAGTCGCTGGAGATGCTCACTCAGGAGCGGCAGCCATTCTATTCCTTTATGGTGACGCTCACAAGCCATTACCCCTATAATTTCCCCAGGCTGATGGAACAGGCCGATTTCGATGCCGGCGAATACAAAGGTACGGTGGTAGGCAGCTACCTCGCCGCCATCCACTATCTTGACCGGGAGTTCGGAGTCTTTATCAAGGGATTGAAAAGCTCCGGCCTCTATGACCGGAGCGTTATCGCGCTCTACGGCGACCATAACGCCATCCCCCGCTGGGATTCCCCGACACTCTCGAAGCTGCTGGGGACAGATTTCACGAAGGACTATAATTGGCGCTATGTACAGCGCGTGCCCCTCATGATAAATGTTCCCGGTGTAAAGAGGCTCGTCTGGAACCGGAAGATGGCCTTGGGGCTTGTCAATCTTCCGCGCTCGCTGGCGCTGCTGTTGGGAATCGATTTCAACAGCGGTCTGGGGACAGACATCTTCGACGATTCAGAGGCTCCGGTGATCTTCCGCAACGGCTCTTATGTGGCGGGGGAGATATTCGTCGAGCCCGCGAAGAAGAGCGCCGTCAACGTGAAGAGCGGAGAGCCCAAGGATTACGCGGCATATGCCGGGATGACGGAAAAGGTCAGAAAGATACTCGACGTCAGTGATAAGATATTGGAATATGATCTGATGCCCGAACTCTATCGTAAATAG
- a CDS encoding LTA synthase family protein, translating into MFPPPKDRPVFISGYLFTAIVAAAIWLKFISVDYAVADVLNWPTFGVLTMHALRHTTRALAVSLPSLGAILCLLLPLMFFPPRRRAAALIVMDMLLSALVLTDRLFIRYYADIFIFHDLMLVPQTGLIAKSIWALLKPWDFLIFADLPLLVWLLRSGRLRVEFRRERRRDALALLALFLISVAVQGASIWHLKRFRPNIINAMYDRLSVCAWVSTSTFHWWDFFSLTRKALEPQDVPPETVDEIGLWFKAHRPKPHPGTRAKNLILVQCEALQYFVVDLEIGGVPVTPNLNRFKEECLYFPNTWSQVAAGNSSDAEFMANTGLFPAAFGAAYTLYADNDYNSLARAMRSKRGARAVVVQGTRSAFWNCHRMHPKLWFHRQYSQNTFPHDEVIGLGLSDEVIFSRALQVFKEMKTPFHGFIVTLSSHHPFDFAELPRGTLPLPPELQGTLIGNYLLSINYFDQQFGLFIDELRRSGLLDKSLVVVYGDHPAIPIAYREDMEKLLGKKIEEAVDWKETRRIPLFFRSPETAKRPRVDERNVGQMDILPTVSGLMKLNIDTVFGKDLLSKESGDPVIFRNGSYIVGDVYVEPAAGRATKLGTGEHLDCSAYDAMTDEVERRLKYNDLVLEKNLIEKIIGR; encoded by the coding sequence ATGTTTCCTCCTCCTAAAGACCGGCCTGTTTTTATAAGCGGATATCTTTTTACGGCGATTGTCGCCGCGGCAATCTGGCTCAAGTTCATTTCGGTAGACTATGCCGTCGCCGACGTGCTCAACTGGCCCACCTTCGGCGTGCTGACGATGCACGCGCTGCGCCATACGACGCGCGCGCTCGCCGTTTCGCTGCCTTCGCTGGGAGCCATCCTCTGCCTGCTTCTGCCGCTGATGTTCTTCCCGCCCAGGCGGCGCGCGGCGGCGCTCATCGTCATGGATATGCTGCTCTCGGCACTGGTGCTGACGGACCGGCTCTTTATCCGTTACTACGCGGACATCTTCATCTTTCATGACCTTATGCTGGTGCCTCAGACTGGGCTTATCGCGAAATCGATCTGGGCGCTGCTTAAACCGTGGGATTTTCTGATCTTTGCCGACCTCCCGCTTCTTGTCTGGCTGCTGCGCAGCGGCCGGTTACGTGTGGAATTCCGCCGGGAACGGCGCCGGGATGCGCTGGCGCTGCTTGCTCTCTTCCTGATCTCGGTCGCGGTGCAGGGGGCGTCCATCTGGCACCTGAAAAGGTTCCGTCCCAACATCATCAACGCGATGTACGACCGCCTCTCCGTCTGCGCCTGGGTCAGTACCTCCACCTTTCACTGGTGGGACTTCTTCTCGCTGACGCGCAAGGCGCTGGAGCCGCAGGACGTTCCGCCGGAGACGGTGGACGAGATCGGACTCTGGTTTAAAGCGCACCGCCCAAAGCCGCACCCCGGTACGCGCGCTAAGAACCTCATCCTCGTGCAGTGCGAGGCGCTGCAATACTTTGTCGTAGACCTTGAGATCGGCGGCGTACCCGTGACGCCGAACCTCAACCGCTTCAAAGAGGAGTGTCTCTATTTCCCCAACACCTGGAGTCAGGTGGCGGCGGGCAACAGCTCGGACGCGGAGTTCATGGCCAATACGGGACTTTTCCCCGCCGCCTTTGGCGCCGCCTATACGCTCTACGCGGATAACGACTATAATTCGCTGGCGCGCGCGATGCGCAGCAAACGCGGGGCGAGGGCCGTCGTCGTGCAGGGTACGCGCAGCGCCTTCTGGAACTGCCACCGTATGCACCCGAAGCTCTGGTTTCACCGGCAGTACAGCCAGAATACCTTTCCCCACGACGAGGTGATCGGTCTCGGGCTCAGCGATGAGGTAATATTCTCACGGGCGCTTCAGGTCTTTAAGGAGATGAAAACCCCCTTCCACGGCTTCATCGTCACCCTCTCGAGCCACCACCCCTTTGATTTTGCGGAGCTGCCGCGCGGGACGCTGCCTCTGCCTCCTGAGCTGCAGGGAACGCTCATCGGCAACTATCTTCTCTCGATAAATTATTTTGACCAACAGTTTGGCCTATTCATCGACGAGCTCCGCAGGTCGGGGCTGCTCGATAAGAGCCTTGTCGTCGTTTACGGTGACCATCCCGCGATCCCGATCGCCTACCGGGAAGATATGGAGAAACTGCTCGGCAAGAAGATAGAGGAGGCGGTAGACTGGAAGGAGACGCGCCGTATCCCGCTCTTCTTCCGCTCGCCGGAGACGGCGAAAAGACCGCGCGTCGACGAGAGAAATGTTGGGCAGATGGACATCCTGCCGACGGTATCGGGGCTGATGAAGCTAAACATCGATACAGTTTTCGGAAAGGATCTTCTGAGCAAAGAGAGCGGCGATCCGGTGATCTTCCGCAACGGCAGCTATATCGTGGGCGACGTCTATGTTGAACCGGCCGCGGGACGCGCCACCAAGTTGGGTACCGGCGAACATCTTGACTGTTCGGCCTATGACGCTATGACAGACGAGGTCGAGCGTCGTCTCAAATACAACGACCTGGTACTGGAAAAAAATCTGATAGAAAAAATTATCGGCAGATAG
- a CDS encoding glycosyltransferase family 2 protein — protein MDKTELFYWLIWWGWWLIQFILYTLLGALMCDGVYQIIVSLRGFWSQKKMPQAKRYRRFAVLVPAHNEAMVIVPLLKSLAGQNYPKNCYKVYASCDNCTDNTAELARENGAVALERFDDEHNGKTWNVRWALTKIPFEEYDALAMFDADNLADRNFLMSMNNYMELHPEAEAIQGVLDVKNPDDNWLTRSYALAYWFTNRFWQLARGLWGLSCTLGGTGLVIRTATLERIGWNLQSLTEDLEMSTRLILSGSRVHWNDAAVIYDEKPQDIAISKRQRTRWMQGHYWVFWNYGWDSLKAFFVTRKLQYLDLFLYLLAPAKSCLGIIIMIAGMAFTLVNNMVLYPSSDIPQSMLEWTLFFGLPVFSIIAFCLLCAIAGPSMHEKKFTLRYVKDTFAYFWFGLTWIPILFKAAFLAKDQGKWVKTEHTRGISLDDVKTKS, from the coding sequence GTGGATAAGACGGAACTTTTTTATTGGCTGATATGGTGGGGCTGGTGGCTGATCCAGTTCATCCTCTATACATTGCTCGGTGCGCTGATGTGCGACGGCGTTTACCAGATAATCGTCAGCCTGCGCGGCTTCTGGAGCCAGAAAAAGATGCCCCAGGCCAAGCGCTACCGCCGTTTCGCGGTGCTGGTGCCCGCGCATAACGAGGCGATGGTCATCGTGCCGCTCCTTAAGAGCCTCGCGGGACAGAACTATCCTAAAAATTGTTATAAGGTCTACGCCTCCTGCGACAACTGCACCGATAATACGGCGGAGCTGGCGCGCGAGAACGGCGCCGTAGCGCTGGAACGCTTCGACGACGAGCACAACGGCAAGACATGGAACGTCCGCTGGGCGCTGACGAAGATCCCTTTCGAGGAATATGACGCGCTCGCAATGTTCGACGCCGACAACCTCGCCGACCGGAACTTTCTGATGTCTATGAACAATTATATGGAGCTCCACCCGGAGGCCGAGGCCATCCAGGGGGTGCTTGACGTCAAGAATCCAGACGACAACTGGCTGACGCGCTCCTACGCGCTCGCCTATTGGTTCACGAACCGCTTTTGGCAGCTCGCGCGCGGCCTATGGGGGCTCTCCTGCACGCTCGGCGGCACGGGGCTCGTCATCCGCACCGCGACGCTCGAAAGGATCGGCTGGAACCTCCAGAGCCTCACGGAAGACCTGGAGATGTCGACGCGCCTGATCCTCTCCGGCAGCCGCGTCCACTGGAACGACGCCGCGGTGATCTACGACGAAAAGCCGCAGGATATCGCCATCTCAAAGCGTCAGCGCACGCGCTGGATGCAGGGACACTACTGGGTGTTCTGGAATTACGGATGGGACTCGCTAAAGGCCTTCTTCGTGACGCGCAAGCTGCAGTATCTGGACCTCTTTCTCTACCTGCTCGCGCCCGCGAAGTCCTGCCTGGGGATCATCATTATGATCGCGGGCATGGCCTTCACCCTGGTGAACAATATGGTGCTCTATCCCTCGTCGGATATCCCGCAGTCGATGCTTGAGTGGACGCTCTTCTTCGGCCTGCCTGTATTTTCGATCATCGCCTTCTGCCTGCTCTGCGCCATCGCGGGGCCCTCGATGCACGAAAAGAAGTTCACGCTGCGCTACGTTAAGGACACCTTCGCCTACTTCTGGTTCGGCCTTACCTGGATACCGATCCTCTTCAAGGCGGCCTTTCTCGCCAAGGACCAGGGCAAATGGGTGAAGACGGAACACACGCGCGGCATCTCGCTGGATGATGTAAAGACAAAAAGCTAA
- a CDS encoding MFS transporter — MTQFLGAFNDNLFKSALVILITFHLAELYDVNAQIMITAVAGLFILPFFLFSSLAGQIADKYEKSFLIRIIKFVEIVLMCLTAAAFETMHLWWLVFLLFCMGTQSTFFGPLKFSILPQLLNDEELVAGNGLVNAGTNIAILTGTLCGGLFILSPLGRHYISAGVVGVAVAGYAASRFIPLAAPSSPKLRIDRNLFRSTWEMLVYPLSNKDVFRSIIGISWFWFLGSVFLAQFPSFAKDTLGGDEQVSTLFLVIFSVGVGAGATLCNKLLKGRVSGRYLSYSLIGMSVFIGMLYMFSASAPAGEGLMSVWEFLRGPRAAGIVFSMFMIALSGGLYSVPMYAMMQRMTPESHMARVIASLNIIDSLGMVLAAALTALMIAAGMSISGIFFAMAFINLLMLPLTIKLSRINYD; from the coding sequence CTGACTCAGTTTCTCGGGGCCTTCAACGACAATCTCTTTAAGAGCGCGCTCGTGATCCTCATCACCTTTCATCTCGCGGAGCTGTACGACGTCAACGCGCAGATCATGATCACGGCGGTCGCGGGACTCTTCATCCTGCCGTTTTTCCTCTTTTCATCGCTTGCGGGGCAGATCGCCGACAAATATGAAAAGTCCTTCCTTATCCGCATAATAAAGTTTGTGGAGATTGTTCTCATGTGTCTCACGGCCGCGGCCTTCGAGACGATGCACCTCTGGTGGCTCGTCTTTTTGCTCTTCTGCATGGGGACGCAGTCCACCTTCTTCGGCCCGCTCAAGTTCAGCATCCTGCCGCAGCTTCTTAACGACGAGGAGCTGGTGGCCGGCAACGGTCTGGTGAACGCGGGGACCAATATCGCGATTCTGACTGGTACGCTCTGCGGCGGCCTCTTCATCCTCTCGCCGCTCGGACGCCACTACATATCGGCGGGCGTCGTCGGCGTGGCGGTCGCCGGATACGCCGCGAGCCGCTTCATACCGCTGGCCGCTCCCTCCTCTCCGAAGCTCCGGATTGACCGCAACCTCTTTCGCTCCACCTGGGAGATGCTTGTCTATCCGTTATCGAATAAAGACGTATTTCGTTCGATAATCGGCATCAGCTGGTTTTGGTTTCTCGGCTCGGTCTTTCTCGCGCAGTTCCCCTCGTTCGCCAAAGACACGCTGGGGGGAGACGAACAGGTATCGACGCTCTTTCTCGTCATCTTCTCCGTCGGCGTCGGCGCGGGGGCGACCCTCTGCAACAAGCTGCTTAAGGGCCGTGTTTCGGGGAGGTATCTCTCCTACAGCCTCATAGGGATGAGCGTATTTATCGGGATGCTCTATATGTTCAGCGCCTCCGCGCCCGCGGGAGAGGGGCTGATGTCGGTCTGGGAGTTTCTCCGCGGGCCGCGGGCCGCAGGGATAGTCTTTTCGATGTTCATGATCGCCCTAAGCGGCGGACTCTACAGTGTACCGATGTACGCGATGATGCAGCGGATGACGCCGGAATCGCACATGGCGCGCGTAATCGCCTCGCTGAACATCATCGATTCGCTGGGAATGGTGCTGGCTGCGGCGCTTACGGCGCTGATGATCGCCGCCGGCATGTCTATATCGGGAATATTTTTTGCAATGGCCTTCATCAACTTGCTGATGCTGCCGCTGACAATAAAATTATCGAGGATAAATTATGACTGA
- a CDS encoding class II aldolase/adducin family protein, whose product MTDLEIREDIINTACVMLQKGLVQGTGGNFSARCAQGFIITPSGMDYTKLVPGDLPKLSLDGAVLAGERRPSIEKELHRFVYRARRDVGAVVHTHSVYASAAAAMRLPLPVLTDNQAVLFGGAVPVSEYAPIGTPELACNTVRALADGGGVLMANHGALCVGATLAEAALRCEMLEIFAKIFFLTKSCGGGVSLTADDARREAADVAERYGQR is encoded by the coding sequence ATGACTGATCTTGAAATAAGAGAGGATATCATCAATACGGCCTGCGTTATGCTGCAAAAGGGTCTCGTGCAGGGCACGGGTGGTAATTTCAGCGCCCGCTGCGCCCAGGGCTTTATCATCACGCCGAGCGGTATGGATTATACAAAGCTCGTCCCCGGCGACCTGCCGAAGCTGTCCCTTGACGGCGCGGTGCTGGCGGGAGAGCGGCGGCCTTCGATAGAGAAAGAGCTGCACCGTTTCGTATATCGCGCGCGCCGCGACGTCGGCGCCGTGGTCCATACGCATTCCGTATACGCCTCCGCGGCGGCGGCGATGCGCCTGCCGCTTCCCGTGCTGACGGATAATCAGGCGGTTTTGTTTGGCGGGGCGGTCCCAGTATCGGAATACGCGCCGATCGGCACGCCGGAGCTCGCCTGCAATACGGTGAGGGCGCTGGCGGATGGCGGCGGCGTGCTGATGGCCAACCACGGGGCGCTCTGCGTCGGCGCCACGCTTGCGGAGGCGGCTCTGCGCTGTGAGATGCTTGAGATATTCGCGAAGATATTTTTCCTGACGAAAAGCTGCGGCGGAGGAGTATCTCTTACCGCCGACGATGCCCGCCGCGAGGCCGCCGATGTCGCCGAACGTTACGGGCAGCGCTGA